The Longimicrobium sp. genome has a window encoding:
- the miaB gene encoding tRNA (N6-isopentenyl adenosine(37)-C2)-methylthiotransferase MiaB: MKKAYIETYGCQMNISDSELMAGILAEQGFVSTDTPDDADVILVNTCAIRDHAEQRVIGRVGQLQQFRRGGAVVGVTGCMAQRMGESLLGRAGGVDLVMGPDAYRQLPQKLADVSARRTPPPALPLAHGTHAPQQPRGLTVLGFDPHENYEGVAAKRVSAVSAWVPIQRGCNYRCTYCIVPYVRGDEKNRDPRAILAEVRQLAADGVPEVTLLGQTVNSWEHGDWSFPRLLREVARVDGIRRVRFTSPHPNGFTRELVEVMAAEPAVCRQLHLPVQAGHDRTLKRMLRRYTVAEYLEKIEWVRAAMPGIALSTDVIVAFPGETEEEYEATLELMRHVRYDDAFLYRYSEREGTPATRLPRDQFVPEDIGQARLERLIETHRQIQSEIYHAEVGRVEEVLVEKEGRRGGVQGRTAGNKVVTFDGPASLIGTFAEVRLTGTSGSTFSGELVESAELAEMAA, encoded by the coding sequence ATGAAGAAAGCCTACATCGAGACGTACGGGTGCCAGATGAACATCAGCGACAGCGAGCTGATGGCCGGCATCCTGGCGGAGCAGGGGTTCGTGTCCACCGACACCCCCGACGACGCCGACGTCATCCTGGTGAACACCTGCGCCATCCGCGACCACGCCGAGCAGCGCGTGATCGGCCGGGTGGGGCAGCTGCAGCAGTTCCGCCGCGGCGGCGCCGTGGTGGGCGTCACCGGGTGCATGGCGCAGCGCATGGGCGAGTCGCTGCTGGGCCGCGCCGGCGGCGTGGACCTGGTGATGGGCCCCGACGCCTACCGCCAGCTCCCGCAGAAGCTGGCCGACGTGTCCGCCCGCCGCACGCCGCCCCCGGCGCTGCCGCTGGCGCACGGCACGCACGCCCCGCAGCAGCCCCGCGGCCTCACCGTGCTGGGCTTCGATCCGCACGAGAACTACGAGGGCGTGGCCGCGAAGCGCGTCTCGGCCGTCTCGGCGTGGGTGCCCATCCAGCGCGGGTGCAACTACCGCTGCACCTACTGCATCGTCCCCTACGTCCGCGGCGACGAGAAGAACCGCGACCCTCGGGCGATCCTGGCCGAGGTCCGCCAGCTCGCGGCGGACGGCGTGCCCGAGGTGACGCTGCTGGGGCAGACGGTGAACAGCTGGGAGCACGGCGACTGGAGCTTCCCGCGCCTCCTCCGCGAGGTGGCGCGGGTGGACGGGATCCGGCGCGTGCGCTTCACCAGCCCGCACCCCAACGGCTTCACCCGCGAGCTGGTGGAGGTGATGGCGGCGGAGCCCGCCGTCTGCCGGCAGCTCCATCTCCCGGTGCAGGCCGGCCACGACCGCACGCTGAAGCGCATGCTGCGGCGCTACACCGTGGCCGAGTACCTGGAGAAGATCGAGTGGGTGCGCGCGGCCATGCCCGGCATCGCCCTCTCCACCGACGTGATCGTGGCCTTCCCCGGCGAGACCGAGGAGGAGTACGAGGCCACGCTGGAGCTGATGCGCCACGTGCGCTACGACGACGCCTTCCTCTACCGCTACTCCGAGCGCGAGGGAACGCCCGCCACGCGCCTCCCGCGCGACCAGTTCGTTCCCGAGGACATCGGCCAGGCGCGGCTGGAGCGGCTGATCGAGACCCACCGGCAGATCCAGTCCGAGATCTACCACGCCGAGGTGGGGCGCGTGGAAGAGGTGCTGGTGGAGAAGGAGGGCCGGCGCGGCGGCGTGCAGGGGCGCACCGCGGGGAACAAGGTGGTGACCTTCGACGGCCCCGCCTCGCTCATCGGCACCTTCGCCGAGGTGCGGCTGACGGGGACCTCCGGCTCCACCTTCAGCGGTGAGCTGGTGGAGAGCGCCGAGCTGGCGGAGATGGCGGCGTGA
- a CDS encoding DUF4157 domain-containing protein produces the protein MKLLSRIADGVIGREVPAGELPGAPLPPGVKVRRNRWIPRIGGVTGRMKGHAAAVTLGGTILVHPDVEIDEGLLVHELVHVEQWRADRLFAVKYVAEWVRRGYMGNRYEVEAYERERRYRADPKKTARNP, from the coding sequence GTGAAGCTGCTGTCGCGGATCGCCGATGGGGTGATCGGAAGGGAAGTACCGGCGGGCGAGCTTCCGGGCGCGCCGCTCCCGCCGGGGGTGAAGGTGCGGCGCAACCGGTGGATCCCGCGGATCGGCGGGGTCACGGGGCGGATGAAGGGGCACGCCGCCGCGGTCACGCTGGGCGGAACGATCCTGGTCCACCCCGACGTGGAGATCGACGAGGGGCTGCTGGTGCACGAGCTGGTGCACGTGGAGCAGTGGCGGGCGGACAGGCTGTTCGCGGTGAAGTACGTGGCGGAGTGGGTGCGCCGCGGTTACATGGGCAACCGCTACGAGGTCGAGGCCTACGAGCGGGAACGGCGCTACCGCGCGGACCCGAAGAAAACGGCGAGGAATCCGTGA
- a CDS encoding carboxypeptidase-like regulatory domain-containing protein → MRVRLKLGIAAACTVLAAAACDGANAFTGSEFGRNGGGAAGVGTIQGQVTEDGAGAGGVSVILVGQDSTVTNGAGVFTFTSVPSSTYSVAVQVPLGFALVAGQTATRTVTVTDGATTGVTFNLQSTTTVP, encoded by the coding sequence ATGCGAGTGCGCTTGAAGCTCGGGATCGCGGCCGCGTGCACCGTGCTCGCCGCCGCCGCGTGCGATGGGGCCAACGCCTTCACCGGCAGCGAGTTCGGCCGCAACGGCGGCGGCGCGGCCGGCGTGGGCACCATCCAGGGCCAGGTGACCGAGGACGGCGCGGGCGCGGGCGGCGTTTCCGTGATCCTGGTGGGGCAGGACTCCACGGTGACCAACGGCGCGGGCGTGTTCACCTTTACCAGCGTGCCGTCGTCCACCTACTCGGTGGCGGTGCAGGTGCCGCTCGGCTTCGCGCTGGTGGCGGGGCAGACGGCCACGCGCACCGTGACGGTGACCGACGGCGCCACCACGGGCGTAACGTTCAACCTGCAGAGCACCACGACCGTGCCCTGA
- the fbp gene encoding class 1 fructose-bisphosphatase has translation MSSKGIITIERHIIEAERQFPEATGAFSNILYDIAFAAKMIGKEVRRAGLADVLGYTGEVNVQGEEVRKLDEYAHEVLFKALDHTGHLCGMASEEVEDFIPIPDRFPTGNYSVVFDPLDGSSNIDANVSVGTIFSVQRKVSDHPRGCVDDCLQPGYKQVAAGYVVYGSSTMLVYTTGNGVHGFTLEPSIGEFLLSHPHMCIPEKGQRIYSVNEGNYSRWSAGQRRMVDWMKGATPDNPRPFSSRYIGSLVADFHRNLLYGGLFMYPADVKNPNGKLRLLYEAAPLAMIVEHAGGKATDGQRRIMEIEPESLHQRTPLFIGTSEYVDLAARFLAEETVEEPALAGV, from the coding sequence GTGAGCAGCAAGGGCATCATCACCATCGAGCGCCACATCATCGAGGCCGAGCGGCAGTTTCCCGAGGCCACGGGCGCATTCAGCAACATCCTGTACGACATCGCCTTCGCGGCGAAGATGATCGGCAAGGAGGTGCGGCGCGCCGGCCTGGCCGACGTGCTGGGGTACACCGGCGAGGTGAACGTGCAGGGCGAGGAGGTGCGCAAGCTGGACGAGTACGCACACGAGGTGCTGTTCAAGGCGCTGGACCACACCGGCCACCTGTGCGGGATGGCGTCGGAAGAGGTCGAGGACTTCATCCCCATCCCCGACCGCTTTCCCACCGGCAACTACTCGGTGGTCTTCGACCCGCTCGACGGCTCGTCGAACATCGACGCCAACGTCTCGGTGGGCACCATCTTCTCGGTGCAGCGCAAGGTGAGCGACCACCCGCGCGGCTGCGTGGACGACTGCCTGCAGCCCGGCTACAAGCAGGTGGCGGCCGGCTACGTGGTCTACGGCTCGTCGACCATGCTGGTGTACACCACGGGGAACGGGGTGCACGGCTTCACCCTGGAGCCGTCGATCGGCGAGTTCCTGCTGTCGCACCCGCACATGTGCATTCCCGAGAAGGGGCAGCGCATCTACAGCGTGAACGAGGGCAACTACTCGCGCTGGAGCGCCGGGCAGCGGCGGATGGTGGACTGGATGAAGGGCGCCACGCCCGACAACCCCAGGCCGTTCTCGTCGCGCTACATCGGGTCGCTGGTGGCCGACTTCCACCGCAACCTGCTGTACGGCGGGCTGTTCATGTACCCGGCCGACGTGAAGAACCCCAACGGCAAGCTGCGGCTGCTGTACGAGGCCGCGCCGCTGGCCATGATCGTGGAGCACGCGGGCGGGAAAGCGACGGACGGGCAACGCAGGATCATGGAGATCGAGCCCGAGTCGCTGCACCAGCGCACCCCGCTCTTCATCGGCACCAGCGAGTACGTGGACCTCGCGGCCAGGTTCCTGGCCGAGGAGACGGTGGAAGAGCCCGCGCTCGCCGGCGTCTGA
- a CDS encoding DNA internalization-related competence protein ComEC/Rec2 produces MTALRIPLVSAFLAFLGGLLLGLRVEMVPASAALAAVLVLAAAALHRPVTGMAMPRRATHAALLAALALAGAGDAALARSDAAGDCRSTLADGAALSVTGALAADFAPPRDSTERIPLLPLQVARASVRGQLVERCDVEVRLRLPRGAPALAAGTELRVMGEWRLLPSPVDPSRWPADPAYRGYVLARTAAVAAPAAFARHPLLALRGRAERQIRRLFPRNAPLADALVLGRRETLDRAVADRFAASGLVHLLAISGTHVALVAAALMLLARVVRVRRDAAVWLTIVLVALYLAMIGAPPSAVRSGIMTALTLLTLVLQRPSSPFSIIAAAAFVILALEPMAALDAGVQLSFAGVLGILVLRRAMLDRVPPRLREGKVVRPLTESLVVSVAAFVATAPIAAHHFGQAAPVSILANLPAIPLSSLALVGIGAACAIEPLSPGLARLVADGASLAMDALQKIVDVAAAVPGGHAAVARPAWWLWAAAALAFLLALEWSARMRQRVRWAVAPAAAGTVFLLLPLAAAPARGLEIVILDVGQGDAIALHTPGDRWVLVDAGPADEHFDAGARRVLPYLRAHGARRVEAMVLTHPHVDHIGGAPAVMRGMPVERLIDPGLAFGTPQYLGVLAVAESTHVHWAAARQDRALRIDGVELTFLWPAADVLDAPADANDISAVVELRYGAFSMLLTGDAPDFVEHALVARYGDRLRSAVLKAGHHGSRTASSQELLETVRPALAVISCGRRNRYGHPAPETVARLRSDGIDVARTDLDGTVTIDVDPGGRSWHRETQ; encoded by the coding sequence ATGACGGCGCTCCGCATCCCCCTCGTCTCCGCCTTCCTCGCCTTTCTGGGCGGGCTCCTCCTCGGCCTGCGGGTGGAGATGGTGCCCGCCTCCGCGGCCCTCGCGGCGGTGCTCGTCCTCGCCGCCGCCGCGCTCCACCGTCCCGTGACGGGGATGGCGATGCCGCGCCGGGCCACGCACGCCGCCCTCCTCGCCGCGCTGGCGCTGGCGGGCGCGGGGGACGCGGCGCTCGCGCGGAGCGACGCCGCCGGCGACTGCCGCTCGACGCTGGCGGACGGCGCGGCGCTCTCCGTCACCGGCGCGCTCGCGGCCGACTTCGCGCCGCCGCGGGACAGCACCGAGCGCATCCCCCTCCTCCCGCTGCAGGTCGCCCGCGCGTCGGTCCGGGGCCAGTTGGTCGAGAGATGCGACGTCGAGGTGCGCCTCCGCCTCCCGCGCGGCGCCCCCGCCCTCGCCGCGGGGACGGAGCTGCGGGTGATGGGGGAATGGCGGCTCCTTCCCTCCCCCGTGGACCCCAGCCGGTGGCCGGCGGACCCGGCGTACCGCGGCTACGTGCTGGCGCGGACCGCGGCCGTCGCCGCGCCGGCGGCGTTCGCGCGGCACCCGCTGCTCGCGCTCCGCGGCCGCGCCGAGCGGCAGATCCGCCGCCTTTTCCCGCGCAACGCGCCGCTGGCGGACGCGCTGGTGCTGGGCCGGCGCGAGACGCTGGACCGCGCCGTGGCGGACCGCTTCGCCGCGTCGGGGCTGGTGCACCTGCTCGCCATCTCGGGGACGCACGTCGCCCTCGTTGCCGCGGCGCTGATGCTGCTGGCGCGCGTCGTCCGCGTCCGCCGCGACGCCGCCGTGTGGCTCACCATCGTCCTCGTCGCCCTGTACCTGGCGATGATCGGCGCGCCGCCGTCGGCCGTGCGCTCGGGGATCATGACGGCGCTCACGCTGCTCACCCTCGTCCTGCAGCGCCCCTCATCCCCCTTCTCCATCATCGCCGCCGCGGCGTTCGTGATCCTGGCGCTGGAGCCGATGGCCGCGCTGGACGCCGGGGTGCAGCTCTCCTTCGCGGGCGTGCTGGGGATCCTGGTCCTCCGCCGCGCCATGCTCGACCGCGTCCCCCCGCGTCTCCGCGAGGGAAAGGTGGTGCGGCCGCTGACCGAATCCCTCGTCGTCAGCGTCGCCGCGTTCGTGGCGACGGCACCCATCGCCGCGCACCACTTCGGCCAGGCCGCGCCGGTTTCCATCCTCGCCAATCTCCCCGCCATCCCCCTGAGCAGCCTCGCCCTGGTGGGGATCGGCGCGGCGTGCGCCATCGAGCCGCTGTCGCCCGGCCTGGCGCGGCTGGTGGCGGACGGCGCCTCGCTGGCGATGGACGCGCTGCAGAAGATCGTGGACGTCGCCGCCGCCGTCCCCGGCGGGCACGCGGCAGTGGCCCGGCCGGCGTGGTGGCTCTGGGCCGCGGCGGCGCTGGCCTTTCTCCTCGCGCTGGAGTGGTCGGCGCGGATGCGGCAGCGCGTCCGCTGGGCCGTGGCCCCCGCCGCCGCGGGCACCGTCTTCCTCCTCCTCCCGCTCGCCGCCGCCCCCGCGCGCGGGCTGGAGATCGTGATCCTCGACGTCGGCCAGGGAGACGCCATCGCGCTGCACACGCCGGGCGACCGCTGGGTGCTGGTGGACGCGGGCCCGGCGGACGAGCACTTCGATGCCGGCGCGCGGCGCGTCCTCCCCTATCTCCGCGCGCACGGGGCGCGGCGGGTGGAGGCGATGGTGCTCACGCACCCGCACGTGGACCACATCGGCGGCGCGCCCGCGGTGATGCGGGGGATGCCGGTGGAGCGGCTGATCGACCCCGGGCTGGCCTTCGGGACGCCGCAGTATCTCGGCGTCCTCGCGGTGGCCGAATCGACCCACGTGCACTGGGCTGCGGCACGGCAGGACCGTGCTTTGCGGATCGACGGGGTGGAACTGACGTTCCTGTGGCCCGCTGCGGACGTTCTTGACGCGCCCGCGGACGCGAACGACATTTCGGCCGTGGTCGAGCTCCGCTATGGGGCGTTCTCCATGCTGCTTACGGGCGATGCGCCGGACTTCGTGGAGCACGCGCTGGTGGCGCGCTACGGCGACCGGCTGCGCTCGGCGGTGCTGAAGGCGGGGCACCACGGGAGCCGCACCGCCTCGTCGCAGGAGCTGCTGGAGACGGTTCGCCCCGCGCTGGCCGTGATCTCCTGCGGCCGCCGCAACCGCTACGGACACCCCGCCCCCGAGACCGTCGCCCGCCTCCGCTCCGACGGCATCGACGTGGCGCGGACGGACCTGGACGGCACGGTGACGATCGACGTCGACCCGGGCGGACGCAGCTGGCATCGGGAGACGCAGTGA